A single window of Deltaproteobacteria bacterium DNA harbors:
- the lpdA gene encoding dihydrolipoyl dehydrogenase produces MPGDRYDLVVIGAGPGGYVAAIRAAQLGMRVACVEKDPALGGTCLNVGCIPSKALLDSSELYHQAGHGLAAHGVKVGALELDLAAMMARKDRVVRGLTQGVASLFKKNKVARVEGAARVAGAGRVVVAGRNGEQTLEAARVLIASGSEPAPLRSLPFDGERIVSSTEALSLQQVPERMLVIGAGAVGLELGSVWSRLGTAVTVVEILDRILPGMDRGMAAQLQRALERQGLTFRLETEARSAARTARGVRVTLAAKGSTAEVEADVVLVAVGRRPYTDGLGGRELGLTFDPRGRIAVNERFETSVAGVFAIGDVITGPMLAHKASEEGVIAVECMAGQPAHVNYDAIPNIVYTWPELASVGLSEEEAAARGLAVAVGTFPFVANGRARCLNETDGGVKVLADARTDRIVGLHILGPRASDLIAEAALAMEFDASAEDVARSVHAHPTLPEAVKEAALAVGKRAIHF; encoded by the coding sequence ATGCCCGGGGATCGCTACGACCTGGTCGTGATCGGCGCCGGGCCCGGCGGGTACGTCGCCGCCATCCGCGCCGCCCAGCTCGGCATGCGCGTCGCCTGCGTCGAGAAGGACCCGGCGCTCGGCGGCACGTGCCTCAACGTCGGCTGCATCCCGTCGAAGGCGCTCCTCGACTCGAGCGAGCTCTACCACCAGGCGGGCCACGGGCTTGCGGCCCACGGCGTCAAGGTGGGCGCTCTCGAGCTGGATCTCGCGGCCATGATGGCGCGCAAGGACCGGGTCGTCCGCGGCCTCACGCAGGGCGTCGCCTCGCTGTTCAAGAAGAACAAGGTCGCCCGGGTCGAGGGCGCGGCGCGGGTGGCGGGCGCGGGGCGGGTCGTCGTCGCCGGCCGCAACGGCGAGCAGACGCTCGAGGCCGCTCGCGTGCTGATCGCGAGCGGCAGCGAGCCGGCGCCGCTCCGCAGCCTGCCCTTCGACGGCGAGCGCATCGTGAGCTCCACCGAGGCGCTCTCGCTCCAGCAGGTGCCCGAACGGATGCTGGTGATCGGGGCGGGCGCCGTGGGGCTCGAGCTCGGTTCGGTCTGGAGCCGGCTCGGCACCGCGGTGACCGTGGTCGAGATCCTCGACCGCATCCTGCCCGGCATGGATCGCGGCATGGCCGCGCAGCTGCAGCGGGCGCTCGAGCGGCAGGGCCTGACCTTCCGCCTCGAGACCGAGGCCCGCAGCGCGGCGCGGACGGCACGCGGCGTCCGCGTGACGCTCGCCGCCAAGGGGAGCACCGCCGAGGTCGAGGCCGACGTCGTGCTGGTCGCGGTCGGCCGGCGGCCCTACACGGACGGGCTTGGCGGCCGCGAGCTCGGCCTCACCTTCGACCCGCGTGGCCGCATCGCGGTGAACGAGCGCTTCGAGACGAGTGTGGCGGGCGTGTTCGCGATCGGCGACGTCATCACCGGGCCGATGCTCGCCCACAAGGCGAGCGAGGAGGGCGTCATCGCCGTCGAGTGCATGGCGGGCCAGCCCGCGCACGTCAACTACGATGCGATCCCGAACATCGTCTACACCTGGCCCGAGCTGGCGAGCGTCGGCCTCTCCGAGGAGGAGGCTGCGGCGCGCGGCCTCGCCGTCGCGGTCGGCACCTTCCCCTTCGTGGCGAACGGGCGCGCCCGCTGCCTGAACGAGACCGACGGGGGCGTGAAGGTGCTCGCGGACGCGCGCACCGACCGCATCGTGGGACTTCACATCCTCGGCCCGCGCGCCTCGGACCTGATCGCCGAGGCCGCGCTCGCGATGGAGTTCGACGCCAGCGCCGAGGACGTCGCCCGCTCCGTGCATGCGCACCCCACCTTGCCCGAGGCGGTCAAGGAAGCGGCGCTCGCCGTCGGCAAGCGGGCGATTCACTTCTGA
- the odhB gene encoding 2-oxoglutarate dehydrogenase complex dihydrolipoyllysine-residue succinyltransferase translates to MAFDVRIPPLGESVTEGVILRWVKRDGDRVRPDDILLELETDKATMELPAERAGVLRILRREGERVAVGDAIARIEEGGAAEEVKPAPEARGAERARPQPAPAEPVKLDHLPNLEAASEQDAVPPPRGVGPLSPAVRRLIEEHRLEAGAIPASGKGGRLTKDDVLGYLERTGRAAPPDPVPAVAEAARTAPEPLRRVPAPSAADEERVPMSAIRRRIAERLVQAQRTAAILTTFNEVDMSAVQALRARYKDRFRDRYGVGLGFMSFFARATIAALREVPTLNAEIRGDDVVYKRFVHLGVAVATERGLVVPVVHDAHRLSFAEIEREIERLAARAREGKLALEDLSGGTFTLTNGGIFGSLLSTPILNPPQSGILGMHKIEKRPVVVDDQIVVRPMMYVAVSYDHRLVDGEQAVTFLVRVKERLEDPSRLLLDV, encoded by the coding sequence ATGGCCTTCGACGTGCGCATCCCGCCCCTCGGCGAATCCGTGACCGAAGGCGTCATCCTCCGCTGGGTGAAGCGCGACGGCGACCGGGTCCGGCCGGACGACATCCTCCTCGAGCTCGAGACCGACAAGGCCACCATGGAGCTGCCCGCCGAGCGCGCCGGGGTGCTGCGCATCCTCCGGCGCGAGGGCGAGCGGGTTGCCGTCGGCGACGCGATTGCCCGTATCGAGGAGGGCGGCGCGGCGGAGGAAGTGAAGCCCGCGCCCGAAGCGCGCGGCGCGGAGCGGGCGCGTCCGCAGCCGGCCCCGGCCGAGCCGGTCAAGCTGGATCATCTCCCGAATCTGGAGGCCGCGTCGGAGCAGGATGCCGTGCCTCCGCCACGCGGCGTTGGCCCGCTCAGTCCCGCGGTCCGGCGGCTCATCGAGGAGCACCGGCTCGAGGCGGGCGCGATCCCGGCCTCGGGCAAGGGCGGGCGGCTGACGAAGGACGACGTGCTCGGCTACCTCGAGCGGACCGGCCGCGCGGCGCCGCCCGACCCCGTACCGGCGGTCGCGGAGGCCGCACGGACGGCGCCCGAGCCGCTGCGGCGAGTGCCGGCGCCATCTGCAGCCGACGAGGAGCGCGTGCCGATGAGCGCGATCCGCAGGCGCATCGCCGAGCGGCTCGTGCAGGCGCAGCGCACCGCGGCCATCCTCACCACCTTCAACGAGGTCGACATGAGCGCCGTGCAGGCCCTCCGCGCTCGCTACAAGGACCGGTTCCGAGACCGCTACGGCGTCGGTCTGGGCTTCATGTCGTTCTTCGCCCGGGCCACGATCGCCGCGCTCCGGGAGGTCCCCACCCTCAACGCCGAGATCCGCGGCGACGACGTCGTCTACAAGCGCTTCGTTCACCTCGGCGTCGCGGTCGCGACCGAGCGGGGGCTCGTCGTGCCCGTCGTGCACGACGCCCACCGGCTGTCGTTCGCCGAGATCGAGCGCGAGATCGAGCGCCTGGCGGCGCGCGCGCGGGAGGGGAAGCTGGCGCTCGAGGACCTCTCCGGTGGGACCTTCACGCTCACCAACGGCGGCATCTTCGGCTCGCTCCTCTCGACGCCGATCCTGAACCCGCCGCAGAGCGGCATCCTCGGCATGCACAAGATCGAGAAGCGGCCGGTCGTCGTCGACGACCAGATCGTCGTCCGCCCCATGATGTACGTGGCGGTCTCCTACGACCACCGCCTGGTCGACGGCGAGCAGGCCGTGACCTTTCTCGTGCGCGTGAAGGAACGCCTCGAGGACCCGTCGCGGCTGCTCCTGGACGTGTGA
- a CDS encoding 2-oxoglutarate dehydrogenase E1 component: MYSLDGVALANKDYVAEQYRRYQADPASVDERWAAFFAGFELANGNGEAPATLIEAAAAPGRVLDASDLVHSFRELGHLVAHLNPLEPRPMGHPLLDPAEFGFTEADMERAVDCGGFRGPRRAPLGELIERLRRTYCGTLGVEYLHIPDKEQREWLQERMEPTENRPELAAEDRIRVLENLLQAEAFEQFLQVRYPTAKRFSLEGGDSLIPMLDTLIEEAGTLGVEEIVFGMPHRGRLNVLANVIRKPYEMILAEFEGALLAREATGDGDVKYHLGYSRDHTTRAGHKVHLSLSANPSHLEAIDPVIEGMVRAKQDRYGDRERSRVVPVLLHGDAAFNGQGVVTETLGLSELPGYHVGGTIHVIIDNQIGFTTPPGAYRFTRYPSDVTKIIQAPVFHVNGDDPEAAVQAARLAIGFRERFKKDAIINLVCYRRHGHNELDDPTFTQPLMYKTIAAHPSVLAQYRERLVSAGVIVADEVERRVADFRELMDAAQAYARDFMPRQPIFAFGGLWKGLGWAGDDWSAATAVRADLLREVAAAFARFPAGFTPHPKAARLMEARAAMTEGGRIDWGCAEALAIGSLLLEGIPVRMSGQDTSRGTFSHRHAVLHDVESGTRYVPLDHIRQGQARFMILDSMLSEYGVLGFEFGVSLADPRQLVLWEAQFGDFANVAQVVIDQFISSSESKWQRMSAIVLLLPHGYEGQGPEHSSARLERFLQLCAEDNMQVCNLTTPAQYFHALRRQMHRSFRKPLIVMSPKSLLRHKLAVSPLGEFTEGTFRTVIDDVAIEGAPEAGVRVERPRVRRILLCSGKVYYELLAGRRERDDDTIAIVRVEQLYPFPGKELEAVFAAYPNARQVCWVQEEPWNMGAWHTMYRRLRRVLPEGRELSYVGRAEAASPATGSYKVHQAEERDLVMNALAR; the protein is encoded by the coding sequence ATGTACAGCCTGGACGGGGTGGCGCTGGCGAACAAGGACTATGTGGCCGAGCAGTATCGCCGCTACCAGGCCGATCCCGCCTCCGTCGACGAGCGCTGGGCGGCTTTCTTCGCCGGTTTCGAGCTGGCGAACGGCAACGGCGAGGCGCCCGCCACCCTGATCGAGGCCGCGGCAGCCCCGGGCCGCGTCCTCGACGCCTCCGACCTGGTGCACTCCTTCCGCGAGCTCGGCCACCTGGTCGCCCACCTGAACCCGCTCGAGCCGCGGCCGATGGGCCATCCGCTGCTCGACCCCGCCGAGTTCGGCTTCACCGAGGCGGACATGGAGCGCGCGGTCGACTGCGGCGGCTTCCGCGGCCCGCGCCGGGCTCCACTGGGCGAGCTGATCGAACGCCTCAGGCGCACGTACTGCGGCACGCTCGGCGTCGAGTACCTGCACATCCCGGACAAGGAGCAGCGAGAGTGGCTCCAGGAGCGCATGGAGCCGACGGAGAACCGCCCCGAGCTCGCCGCCGAGGACCGCATCCGCGTCCTCGAGAACCTGCTCCAGGCGGAGGCGTTCGAGCAGTTCCTGCAGGTCCGCTACCCCACCGCCAAGCGCTTCTCGCTCGAGGGCGGCGACTCGCTGATCCCGATGCTCGACACGCTCATCGAGGAGGCGGGCACGCTGGGCGTCGAGGAGATCGTCTTCGGCATGCCGCATCGCGGCCGGCTGAACGTCCTCGCCAACGTGATCCGCAAGCCGTACGAGATGATCCTCGCGGAGTTCGAGGGCGCGTTGCTCGCCCGCGAGGCGACGGGCGACGGCGACGTCAAGTACCACCTCGGCTACTCGCGCGACCACACCACGCGGGCGGGCCACAAGGTCCACCTCTCGCTCAGCGCCAACCCGAGCCACCTGGAAGCCATCGACCCGGTGATCGAGGGCATGGTGCGAGCCAAGCAGGACCGCTACGGCGACCGTGAGCGCTCGCGCGTGGTCCCGGTGCTGCTGCACGGCGACGCCGCCTTCAACGGGCAGGGCGTCGTCACCGAGACGCTCGGGCTGTCCGAGCTGCCCGGCTATCACGTCGGCGGCACCATCCACGTCATCATCGACAACCAGATCGGCTTCACCACGCCGCCCGGGGCGTACCGCTTCACGCGCTATCCGAGCGACGTCACCAAGATCATCCAGGCCCCCGTGTTCCACGTGAACGGCGACGACCCGGAGGCCGCCGTGCAGGCGGCGCGGCTGGCCATCGGCTTCCGCGAGCGGTTCAAGAAGGACGCGATCATCAACCTGGTCTGCTACCGCCGCCACGGGCACAACGAGCTCGACGACCCGACGTTCACGCAGCCCCTCATGTACAAGACGATCGCCGCGCACCCGTCGGTGCTGGCACAGTACCGCGAGCGCCTCGTGTCGGCCGGCGTCATCGTCGCCGACGAGGTGGAGCGGCGGGTCGCCGACTTCCGTGAGCTGATGGACGCCGCCCAGGCGTACGCGCGCGACTTCATGCCGCGCCAGCCGATCTTCGCCTTCGGCGGCCTGTGGAAGGGCCTCGGCTGGGCGGGCGACGACTGGAGTGCGGCGACGGCCGTCCGGGCGGACCTCCTCCGGGAGGTCGCCGCAGCCTTCGCGCGCTTCCCCGCCGGTTTCACGCCGCACCCGAAGGCGGCCCGGCTGATGGAGGCCCGGGCGGCCATGACGGAAGGAGGGCGGATCGACTGGGGCTGTGCCGAGGCGCTGGCGATCGGCTCGCTCCTGCTCGAGGGGATCCCCGTCCGCATGAGCGGGCAGGACACCAGCCGCGGCACGTTCAGCCACCGCCATGCCGTCCTGCACGACGTGGAGAGCGGCACCCGGTACGTCCCGCTCGACCACATCCGCCAGGGGCAGGCCCGGTTCATGATCCTCGACAGCATGCTGTCCGAATACGGCGTGCTCGGCTTCGAGTTCGGCGTGAGCCTGGCCGATCCGCGTCAGCTGGTCCTCTGGGAGGCGCAGTTCGGCGACTTCGCCAACGTCGCGCAGGTCGTGATCGACCAGTTCATCTCGAGCTCCGAGTCGAAGTGGCAGCGGATGAGTGCCATCGTGCTCCTCCTCCCCCACGGCTACGAGGGGCAGGGGCCGGAGCACTCGAGCGCGCGGCTCGAGCGGTTCCTGCAGCTCTGCGCCGAGGACAACATGCAGGTCTGCAACCTGACCACGCCGGCGCAGTACTTCCACGCGCTCCGTCGCCAGATGCACCGCAGCTTCCGCAAACCCCTGATCGTGATGAGCCCCAAGAGCCTGCTGCGTCACAAGCTCGCGGTGTCGCCGCTCGGCGAGTTCACCGAGGGCACGTTCCGGACCGTCATCGACGACGTGGCGATCGAAGGCGCGCCGGAGGCCGGCGTCCGGGTCGAGCGGCCGCGCGTGCGCCGCATCCTGCTCTGCAGCGGCAAGGTCTACTACGAGCTCCTCGCCGGCCGCCGCGAGCGCGACGACGACACGATCGCCATCGTGCGGGTCGAGCAGCTCTATCCTTTCCCGGGCAAGGAGCTGGAGGCGGTCTTCGCCGCCTACCCGAATGCGCGGCAGGTGTGCTGGGTCCAGGAGGAACCCTGGAACATGGGCGCCTGGCACACCATGTACCGCCGCCTGCGGCGCGTGCTTCCCGAGGGCCGCGAGCTGTCCTACGTCGGACGTGCGGAGGCGGCGAGCCCGGCGACGGGCTCGTACAAGGTCCACCAGGCCGAGGAACGGGACCTGGTGATGAACGCGCTCGCTCGCTGA
- a CDS encoding SDR family oxidoreductase has translation MRDLFSIAGKTALVTGGSRGIGLMIARGFVEAGAKVYISSRKADVCDRAAAELAQAGTCVSVPADVSTEAGARGLADAVAAREQALDILVNNAGANWGAPLAEYPDSAWDKVLALNVKSVFHLSRFLLPLLERAARPGDPARIINVGSIDGLHVPVLETYAYSASKAAVHHLTRVLARRLAPHGVTVNAVAPGPFESKMMAETLQRFRDAIVASCPLGRIGEPEDMAGVAIYLASRAGAYLTGAVIPVDGGISTCV, from the coding sequence ATGCGGGACCTGTTTTCCATCGCGGGCAAGACGGCCCTCGTGACCGGCGGCTCGCGCGGCATCGGCCTCATGATCGCGCGCGGCTTCGTCGAGGCCGGCGCCAAGGTCTACATCTCCTCCCGCAAGGCCGACGTGTGCGACCGGGCGGCCGCGGAGCTCGCGCAGGCTGGCACGTGCGTCTCCGTGCCGGCCGACGTCTCGACCGAGGCCGGCGCGCGCGGGCTGGCCGACGCCGTCGCGGCACGCGAGCAGGCGCTCGACATCCTGGTGAACAATGCGGGCGCCAACTGGGGTGCGCCGCTCGCCGAGTATCCCGACTCCGCGTGGGACAAGGTGCTGGCGCTCAACGTGAAGAGCGTCTTTCACCTCTCCCGCTTCCTGCTCCCGCTCCTCGAACGCGCCGCTCGCCCGGGCGACCCGGCCCGCATCATCAACGTCGGTTCGATCGACGGGCTGCACGTGCCCGTCCTCGAGACGTACGCCTACTCGGCGAGCAAGGCGGCCGTCCATCACCTGACGCGGGTCCTCGCCCGCCGGCTCGCTCCCCACGGCGTCACGGTGAACGCCGTCGCGCCGGGTCCGTTCGAGAGCAAGATGATGGCCGAAACCCTGCAGCGATTCCGTGACGCCATCGTGGCCTCCTGTCCCCTCGGCCGGATCGGGGAGCCGGAGGACATGGCAGGCGTGGCAATCTACCTCGCGTCCCGGGCCGGGGCCTATCTCACCGGCGCCGTCATCCCCGTCGACGGCGGTATCTCGACCTGCGTCTGA